The Phaenicophaeus curvirostris isolate KB17595 chromosome Z, BPBGC_Pcur_1.0, whole genome shotgun sequence genome includes the window AGCACAGTAGGATGAAACCTCATTTTGAGATCAAAGCAGTTCCTTCACACAGTGAAGAGCATCACCAAGTGAGGGAGTGGTGCTGCTCACAGCCTTGGGGCCAAGATTGGTCCTCCAGGTAACACCGGCACACTGCCCATCAGCACATCACTTCACTGGTAACACGGGGCCGTCCATAAATGCCAACAGTGTGCATACATTTCAGTAGTCACCAGTAGATAGTAAAGATGATGATTCTAACATGCAACAGCCCCCATGTTGCCAGAACACTAGTGTGAGGCTGTATTTACAAATGTCCTCTTGGTTACACCCTGTTTAACCAAGATTAAGCAGCCTAAGAACTGTAAAAACAACAATTTTCCAGCCAGCCAATGGCAGAAGAGTTCAGAAAACAAGTCCAAATCCTTGAAAGACAAGTTCTAAGGATGAGAGGCAGATGTAGCAAACTAAACttcagaagaagagagaaaccaTATGCTCTGCTTGCGTTCCACACAAAGCCCACGTGGCGATATCAGACCAAAGAGAATGGTAGATGTGCTGACTGGAAAGCCTCAGGATTTTTATAACTTGTTCTGTAACTTTCATACCTATTACAGTAATTCCTATGCACCCAGCAATAAGGTTGTTCCTTAAATCAGAAcaatgttctttattttttgcctttttgcaaTGTACAATGTCTCATCTTTTTTCTTACCACAAGAGAGAACAAAATGTCATTCAGTTATAAAGAATATGGGATTTAGGATCAATATTTATAGAGCTCACTGGACTTCAGTTCAAATTAAGTTGTTTCATACTTTTCCCAAAAGGAGTGTTTATGGAACACATTCCTTTGTCTAGGTCTTCATGTGTCTTATTTTCATAGTATCAAGGGGCATTGATGTCTCTTGGGATGTGAATTATGCCAACAAATCTTTCTGTGCTTATAGAAGTGATGATTTGAATAGCAGCAATTTTGTGtaacaggaaaagaggaagacaTTTTCTTTGACCTCCTCAGGATATACTTGAattaaaaatttagaaaattagTTTATCTAGATCAATTTACAGAAGTGTATGTTGTTATTTATGGTCCTGGTCTGGGGCCGAGAATGAAGTATATGTGTTTATCCTATTTAGGTATTTCTAAACACAGAAATTCACTGTGTTTGTTAAAGTATAGATCTAGATGGAAATAAAGTTTGATGGCAGAGACATACCACACAAAAACACTGGATCAAGGGGCAACTTAAGGAAATCTTACTCTGTGTTGGGACAGGAAATTAATTAGTCAAATACAGCAGATAAATTCTAGTACaaaattatgaaattaatttcccaAAAAGGTAGACAGTCCTTTTCATGGCTGAAGAACAGACAAgcgtctctctctctctgcaatacgtaaaaacaaaatacattcaggggaaaggaaaattagGGGTCTCCAGAGCCCATGAAGTTTTGCAAAAAAGTCAGATCATGTATGAAAATGAGTTTGTAATAGCTACAACTTTAAGTTGTCTTGAGTGTGTGCTAGTGGCATGTCTTCTGGGAAGAACAGGGTAAACCTCACCCAACTGCAGAAATCCAGAACCCTTGGCAGGGCTCTGGTGGGTTCAACTCCAGCAGTCCTTTGTGCCTGGTCATACTGTCAAGGCACAGCCAAGCCAAGGGGCTCAGTCTTGAATCCAGCACTCAATGGAGTGTCTTCATTTAGTTGTTTTTTCCTCCGGAGGCAGAAATTTCACTGTATGGCCACATGGCACCCTAATCACTTACGGAAACTCAGAAAACTTTTCTGGGCATAACTGAAGTAAACCAACAAAGGGAGCTTCTGATCCATTTGGAAGAGTACTGTTCTATGACAGACACAGACAGTTTTCACGATCAATTTACACTTCAGCcgttttcctttcatttactAACATGTCCAAAGAGGATGCAATTTCTACAGGTCAAAAAGCTTGAATGTTGAAGTAAGTCATACAGTTTGCTTTATTGTTTTCACCTCCACAGCTTTACCATGAACACCTATCTCTTTATGTATGACTTAATGCAATTCTGTGGACATTCCTGGATATTTACAAATATGATCATCAGGTTCATGTCATTTGGAAAAGGTAGGAttccttctattttttcttaaacattttaagAGGCAGTGACACAAAGAAACATCAATTAGATATAAAGTTAGGATTCTGAATAGGTGTATGTGCAACACCAGGGGTTGTAATTTCCATTAGAATTAAACATTGTTTCTTACATTGAAAGGTATGAACAAATTGCTGGTACCTGTATCCTGTTTGTATCACATCAGGAATGAAGCTCTTGTTTTGCTGCTAGTACCATACTAGTAACATTTGACTTGGACATAGGCATAAATGTGACTAGGTCCAGTCATTATGGTAAATATTAAACTTATTGAAGCTACTTGAAGGGATATCTTTGTGGTTATTGCACATGACTCTATCtccaaaaacattaaaacatgcTTCTCATTCCATTGCCTGAGGTTAAGGTACAAAATTAGAAATCCAGTGACTggaaatttaaaattctttacaatgatgGACAGTTGTAGGCACATAAAATACCTAATTTCTGGTCTACTTGTTTTAGGAAGTGCTGTCAGCACAGATACAAGCAGGTTCTCAACAACTCCTCATGTTCAGACATTCCTTATACATTTCCCCATATTTAGAAATATCCTAAAGCTGTATCTCTAAACCAGCACATCCTGCACAGTGTTTACCAGTGCATCAAGTGTAGGGGATCACATTCTTTTCTCAGCTTCCAGCCTCTGTGTCAGAGCCACATGCACACAGTGTACcgcccccaccccaccctgaAGCTCTACTTCGGCTACCCAAAAGTTTGATACTgtgtgaagtttttttttattgttatctcCAGCGATAATAGGACAAGACTTTCAGTCTATAACCACCCTCTGATTTTACTCTTCACTTTGTAGATTCGATAGCTGACACATTTTACTCCATAGGACTTGTAATGCGACTTTGCCAGTTGTTATCTATATTGGAGATCCTACACATCCTCATTGGCATTGATAAAAGCCGTCTCTTTCCCAGGTGTTTGCAGGTAAGTCCATTTCTCAAGACCCTCCCTCCACAACCTACACACTTCAGCTGTCCCTGAAAACAACCCCAGGCTGAACTGCCCTGAACCATCCACCTGCACACTCCCTCAGGGAGCTTGACTTACTAACAGTTTGCTGACTGCAGGAATTAAGCCCTCAGAACTGGACTGGAAAACTGTTCTTCtcacaactttttttctttttgaactgAAACTGAATCCTGAGTGCCCCACGTCCAACCCACAACTGTAGGGACCTGGAAGATCTCCAGAACAGACATTTCTGGGGCACTATACATGGCTGAGGATACTACCTCCCCAGCCAACCCGTTTACAGCCAAAAGACAATATTTCAGAGCCTAAGTTTCAGTAGCTAATTCTTCTCCATGCCATTTCCTTATTGACAAgtgcatatttattttgtagACAAGCATAGGATTTTGTGAGGTAGCAAAGAGATGGCAGTGAAAGAGCCATCGGCACATCAAGCCTCCCGAAACAGGAGGGTTTGATGGTGGTCATGGAGTGTAGAAGGAAAAGAATCGATTAAGAAAGTGATATTAAGGGACTGAAGAACAATTAATActaggagaggaaagaaaggggagTTGTCATATTACTGCTATAAGGGTCCCTGCCCTCTCAAAATCAGATATAGGGCAATTGTGCCAACAGCCATAGGTTCTGATGCTGTTAAGGAGTTTACAGGGTGTACGTTCGGTTGTAGGCAGAAAATCAGCCCAAAGATCATGTGCTGTAGCAGAAAATAAGATTATTCTCTGACAGTATTCTTACCACACTCTTGTTTTCTGTTGGGAGTTAATCTCAggttttggtatttttcttaatgttttagaaaaagtaaaaatgttgaATTGAGTTTACCTTTAAACCTTCCTAATCCTTAGTATTTGAATAATGGTGAAACTGGTACTGCTCTCATCAGTGAGAAGGTAGAAGACTAAGAAAAATTAGTTATGTTTTTAGTTTTCTGGATAGTCCATTTTTGTTGAATGACATATAGCATGCATGGGTGAAGACGTTCCTCTTTTTAAATCTCCATCAGAAATTGATTGACTAATACAGATCTCTGTTCTTTCTGCTGCTCACAAAGTATGACAGCAAATGTGTTGAAAAGCAATTAACTGTTTTTCCCTGCCTAAATCTACATGCTTTTACAttaatttaggaaagaaaaactagTATTCTATCTAATGTATCCTGTAACAAATCTCATGTCATCTCTTGGAGAAGAGCAGCCTGTTCTTTAAAGCAAAGATTGTCCTGGCAGAGTTTACACATTCCCCGACCCTGACATAGTCTGTTCCTTTCCTACCCAGTGCTACAGAAGCAGGGATTGCACAAGACTGCACAAGCACTGCTGTACGTTGCCTCAAAAGACACTGCAATTGAAATGGATATTCTGAGCAAGAATACTGCGACTTTTCTTGGGCAGTGCAATTACTGCAGTGCTCTCCAAGGCAGTATGGACAACGTGGGTCAGGGAATGATACAACACTGATCCAAACAATTGCCTCACAACAAAGATAGTTTCAGATCCTTCTTTCCCTTAGTGTTTTGTCAACACAAAACCAACTCTCTTGCTTAAATGTTAGCAGTAGTTTCATGCTATCCAAGCAAGATGTACAGGCTCTTTGATGTGCCCTgcttttgctgtgaaaatgcaGGTTAAGCAGTTGTGTGCCAGCCGTGTACTCCcacgtgccttgccttgctttcctcccttcctcttaggaaaaaaagagagattttccACAATGAACTAGGGAAAGGCAGTTAGAGATGCTTACCTTACTGCAGCTTACTGGACTGCACATAGTCCAGGTACTGCAAGAATTCGATAGTAGCTGCCCTGTTCTGCACTCCCACCACCTATTCATACCCTAAGCTTAAAACACATCCCTAGATGCATTTCCCAGgccatgcacacacatgcatatcTGCAGTGAAACTGTCAAGAATGAGAGAAAAGGTGGCTCTGGGAATGTCAGGGAAGCACAGGGGTAGAGGTAATGCTATTTcgaataaaataaatgtgaaagcaCCCCTGTGGCAGTTGGTTGTTTGCTAGGTGTAACAGTAGAGACAAGATTTAAGCAGAGTTTGAATGAAGGATTTCTGCCTAATATCACATATAGCTGGTTTAGTAGAATTTACGAAGAACACTTTGAGATACAGAGTACAGATAATGAAGAAGCAAACTCAGAggtattttatggaaaaaaaaaaccatacaggAGGGCCTCATTGAGGCACAATGCCTCAGGCTACCAGGCCCCTGAGAAGGGAGAACAAAGGAGACTTACAAAGTTGACACAAAGTGATGTCTCTCAGGGTACTTGCAGCTTGAGTGATAGAGAGAAGTACATGAGAACACTGTCACATACCAGTTGCAACTGCCAAAACAGAGGATAATGTAATATTGTAGTCTAGCCAGGGAGTAAAGGCTGATGGAACTGGTACTTTAGCAAGGGAAAGAGCAGGAAAGATATTAGAGAAGATTGGTGGTTTTGTGAACAAAAGGCGAGTTCTTCATCCTGTGCACACAGGATTGCATTTACCAGGTCAAAAACAATGTACCACAGCTTTGTCATaaaaacattactttttaaCTTAATCTAAGTATTTAGAagcaattttcttaattttttttttttaaagaaaaacaagtaagTTTCACTTACTTGCTTCAAATGCCCAGGCTGTCTTGCAGTAATTTATGCCATTCTACAAAATTTGCTGTATCCTACGAGAGACCAGtgctggaagaggaaggaaattccagtttgattttaaaacaaagagcaagaaggaatgaaaaatgaaaccatTGTATTTATGCTTTGTGAAGTGTCAGCATATACTTCCTTTTCATGAACATGAAAACACAGGACTTTagctttactattttttttttttttaaagtaagagaataacaacagaaaatactgtatttttattgATGGAAGGACAGATGACCCATAGTGATCCATAGAAGAAATCAGCTGTGGTTGAGCAGCAGCATATTCTATATGTATATATCTATAGATATACACACATAGAGGTATACATATGCATACATGATtgtgtgtatatttttatatgtacatTGTTccatgtatatatgtatacagATGAGTGTGGATGGGGGAACAATATAAGCATTTACTGGAATCTCCTTTTCTTCAAGCAGCACCCTCCCTTGTCACTTGCTGAAATGGTCTGAAGCCTCTGACTAACCTCTGCATTTATAATACCTTTCATTTGTTTGTGTTACCAAAACGTGCAAGTGTTGTGAAAGAACACAACATCTTGAAGGGGAATAAAGGCAAGCAGGCAGGAAACCTCCCAGTTGACACAGAAAAGAGGTAGGATGCCACTGACTATCATCATGAGGACATCACAATTGCCCTGAGCAGCCAGGCCTGTGTCCTGCACCACAGTTGTGCTCCAGAGCAAGGCCACTGGCAGTTTTCACTTTCAGTCTCTGATGGCTACTTTGAGCATCCCATTGTTTGCAGACTGAGACTGCAGTGTAACAGACCTGCAGGGGATGTTCTTTGTGTCAGGTCCAGTTCTCTTCTCCTGCAGGTGCTTAACCTACTTTACACAGTCTAATTACTGACTTCCACCATCTGCAACTAGTGAGGCTGAGTGCTTCCACTGCTCCCTTTCCTACACATGACTCCTCTCATGGCAGAAATCTGCTGAGAGTCAGCTAGTTGATTCTCACTGCCTCTTGAAAATCCACAGCTTCTTTCAATCCCAGATCATGAGGATGAACTATGGGTGTCTACAGACATTTGATCTTCCTAGCCAGCACTCATCTTTTTGAAACTAAGGATGGTTGGCATCTGTCTACTGCTTATTCCCTTGTATCACTCAAATGGGATCAGCTTCTGATCATTTGACCCATGCTGTTGTCTACTGCTTGTCCACCCAGCCACCTCTTAAAAGCAAGTGACCATTTGGAAAATCTGCAGTTCTCACACCTAAAAATACGTTTACCTTTTCATTACCATGATAATGCTTTGGTCTCTAGGTGAGATAATGCCATGTGGCAAATATCTCTCATACTAACAATATTGCAGATTCTCTCTCCACATCCCAGTCTGATTATAGGATTGCTACCAAAATGCCAATGCCACTAATGCTGCACTCCTTTACTACCCTTCACCAAACTGATTTTAACTCAAggttatgttttatttattctctcCAGTACACAATCCTTTTTAATGCTCACATGGTTTTCaactttgttttgattttcttcttgtgATGGCTGTCCCACCACATTTGTTCTGCCCCTGTTGCACGTGGTGTAAGATTCTGCATTAATACTTCCAGTTCCCTCATTTTCTTGCCTGGTTCCTCAGCACCAGACTACAAACACAAGACTTACTACCTCTCCCTCTCTGTTCCCTGGCCCATCTATAAAGAAGTCTGCCAAGATCTGAACTTCTTACAAATCAATTCCTCAGTCAGGGACCAATGGGATCAGCAGCATAAGATCACAGCCAGGGCAAAGTTAGAGGCAGCAAAACCATTTTTACCTCTTGTGGTCCCTCCATGCTTTTTCAAAATGAGGAACCAGATCCCCAGGGGATGGACATCTTTCTTTCTGTATGAAAAATTGCTCTCGCGTAATTTTGCTGAATAGTGAAGCGACGGCTGCTGTATCTgacatatcacagaatcacagaataaccaggttggaagagacccaccggatcaccgagtccaaccgttcctaccaaacactaaaccatatccctcagcacctcgtccacccgtgccttaaacacctccagggaaggtgactcaaccacctccctgggcagcctgttccagtgcccaatgaccctttctgtaaagaattttttcctaacgtctagcctaaacctcccctggcggagcttgaggccattccctcttgtcctgtcccctgtcacttgggagaagaggccagaaccctcctctctacaacgtcctttcaggtagttgtagagagcaatgaggtcacccctcagcctcctcttctccaggctaaacaaccccagctctctcagccgctcctcataaggcctgttctccagccctttcaccagctttgttgctcttctctggactcgctccagagcctcagcatccttcttgtggtgaggggcccagaactgaacacagtattcgaggagcggtctcaccagtgccgagtacagagggaggataacctccctggacctgctggtcacaccgtttctgatacaagccaagatgccattggccttcttggccacctgggcacactgctggctcatattcagtcggctgtcaaccaacacacccaggtccctctcctccacgcagctttctagacagacttctcctagtctgtagcactgcacagggttgttgtgccccaagtgcaggacccggcatttggccttgttaaacctcatgccattggactctgcccagcggtccagcctgttcagatccctttgcagagcctcccgaccctccagcagatccacacttccacccagcttagtgtcgtccgcaaacttgctaagggtgcactcgatgccttcatccagatcattgatgaagacattgaacagggctggacccagcactgagccctggggaaccccacttgtcactggcctccagctggatttcacaccatttcccaccactctctgggcccggccatccaaccagttttccacccaggagagtgtgcgcctgtccaggccacaggctgacagtttcccaagcagaatgctgtgagaaactgtgtcaaaggctttgctgaagtccaggaagaccacatccacagcctttccctcatccagtagccgagtcactttgtcatagaaggcgatcaggttagtctggcaagactaTATGACATATGTGTTTTGTATAAGACATATGTGGTTTGCAAAAAAAGTCTGTAGGCAAAATGTTCCACGCAGGCACTCGTAAACATGTAGCAAAACTACTGCACGAACTTGCTAATTGACCAagttcttatttcttttaaagcaggaataaggggagaggggaaactAGAGAAGAATGACTGTGCTTATAAAAAACACCTTGTTaatcagttttcatttcatgACTTCTCACTGACTTGACATCTTAACCCATAAAATCATGAAATCTAAGGTACCTTAAGGAAGAGATGTCAGTGGGTATAAAAAAAGCCAGTGAAACTATACTCATTCATACCAACTGAATAGATGCATGTTTGCTCCTTTAACGCTTTCAAACAGATTGTAAATCAGAGTGAACTGGTATTGTTTTGGGAGAGTTTCAGAAGCAACTGTTGGCAGTACTGAATACTACAGGTTTATTTATTCTACAGGGCAGAGCATGGATATTGGTAGGAAACTTGTCCAAGAAAGCTGCAAAAAGACACAATTTGTTTTGAACTCTTGAGCTTTAATattgccaaaatatttttttaagctggaGATACTTCCCGTTTAATCCACTTATATCactcttcatttttaaaggcaTACCTTGTGGGCCAGATAAAGTTCAACCACTAGAAAAAATGTTCTGACATAAACATTCTGGCGATAATTCACATAAATAACAAGCTTAAACCCACTTCTCCTAGCTAGGAATACGAAGGAAAGAAGGATTaggaatttgcttttcttcctcgtTTCTGCAAATATAATGAGAAAGAGATCCCTTCAGAGACAGATCTCCAAGCTAtggaaagcagagctgggattgtGAGATTAGCACTGTCTGGCATACTACTCACACACGGGCTTTCTGAAATCCACGGCCTCCCATGCAGCTTACAAGCAAGGAAGTGCTCCAGGCACAAGGGTGCAGTGGGACAAGTCCTTGCCCCTGTGACCTCAGCTAGCTGATCCACAGGATTTCTGGCCTACAAACCCAAGTCATCCCTGCTGGCAAGCAAACCGCCACCCTCACCACAGCAAATCTAGATGCTGCAGCCAACATTTTCCAGTTCCCCTAGGTAGAGGCCAATGGGGTCTCGAACAAAAGCAGGGCAAGAAGCAAAATGTTCACTGGAGCATTTCTGTAAAGCAAACTGGATTCACTTGTGGCCTCCtactttgccaaaatggcacaGAAATGAGAGCCATAGAAGGTGCTACTTGAATTgacaattcttttttccttttcagatcaCGGAAAGAgtaattgttttatttgttgtgATCAACAGCCAGGAAGAAGTCCAAGGGAAATAtgttgtgtgtgttttatttttcctttggaatttATTAGATGTGGTGAGGTAAGAAGTTAATGGCAAAACCACAGGGGGAAGCTGAGTGATTCTTGCATGCAGAACCCCATTCCCACTGTATTGCAGGCTCATTGCACTATTTTGAAACTGGTAGAAAACCATGTTATCaatattaaataaaagcttGGACCTATCAGCTACTTACTGATATTTACAAAAATCCACATAGCTGAGAGGCAGAGTGACTTACAGAAATAAATCACTGCATTACTGTTCGTAGTTCAAAGGCTTTCaccttttcaataaaaatttagAAGGAAATCACTGCTACCTCCCAGGGAACAGCAATTCCCAAAACTGATTTACAATGCTATCACTTGGATCCAAGCTTGACAGCACAGTAAGACAGCACAGGCAGAACTTCTTACTAAGATGGAAAGATTATTCTGGGTTAATTGCACTGTGCCTTTCAAAAAGCCAAAATCTCCTGCTGCAGAGTCTGAGATATCTGCTGTGCTAGGGCACATATCACACTGCAGGAACAATATGCATGAGGCACAATGGATAGGAATACAATTCCAGATTTTTATCTCAAAAAATTTTGTATGGTGGAAGGTGTTGTAAAAGTGTAATGGTGAAAAATCCACAATATTGAATTGCATCAATACCTGAAGTCAGCAACATTGCTCAAATGTAACTCAAGCCTCTATGAACCTCAGTTTGTGGAATTACAGCAGGGAAGACATACGGAAAATTCTAAGTCAGCTTCAGAGGACTTGTACTATGTGTTAATAAACTACTACTTGTATTAATTGTTTGGATTATTGCTCCAAACGTTCTGTGCATTTGAAGGGAGACCAAAAGGGTAAACAATATGGGATGTAAAGTCCTGTCAGTGCACAACAGTcctaaaaatgcattattttctatCATTGCTAAAGAATACAGTCCAGCATCAGAGCATTAACAGTGACTGTTTAATTGACAAGATAATGTGGTCTATAGCCGCAAATGACCAATTCAAAGAATAATACATAGAACAAATCACACAGATTTAGAAGTCTtaccttatttattttatagtatCTGTCCCATATCCTAGCATTGCATAGAAGCAGTCATATCTAAAAAGTATACAGGAATCTGTCCCATCCCTTAGTCAACTAGTCTTG containing:
- the HACD4 gene encoding very-long-chain (3R)-3-hydroxyacyl-CoA dehydratase 4 isoform X2 codes for the protein MNTYLFMYDLMQFCGHSWIFTNMIIRFMSFGKDSIADTFYSIGLVMRLCQLLSILEILHILIGIDKSRLFPRCLQITERVIVLFVVINSQEEVQGKYVVCVLFFLWNLLDVVRYTYNMLARMGIYYLPLTWLNFSLCILLYPLSVLAKAFAICVSLPYFESFGTYSIKLPFPFAISIHFPYVLKMYLLVLFIGMCCITHTLISERNAHLGRGNIKKKRS
- the HACD4 gene encoding very-long-chain (3R)-3-hydroxyacyl-CoA dehydratase 4 isoform X1, translating into MKPHFEIKAVPSHSEEHHQVREWCCSQPWGQDWSSSFTMNTYLFMYDLMQFCGHSWIFTNMIIRFMSFGKDSIADTFYSIGLVMRLCQLLSILEILHILIGIDKSRLFPRCLQITERVIVLFVVINSQEEVQGKYVVCVLFFLWNLLDVVRYTYNMLARMGIYYLPLTWLNFSLCILLYPLSVLAKAFAICVSLPYFESFGTYSIKLPFPFAISIHFPYVLKMYLLVLFIGMCCITHTLISERNAHLGRGNIKKKRS